In Pseudoroseomonas cervicalis, the DNA window CCGTGGTCGGTCTGCGACGACGGGCCCAGGCCCTCAGGGTCAGCGGCGGTTCAGCTCGCTTTTCGCATCCCGCTCGACGCCGTTGACCGGTGCCACGAGGAGCTGGTCGCCAAGGGTGTGCCGATCCTGCGCAAGCCCACCGACCTGCCGAAATGGCGGCACCGAACGCTGTTCTTCAGGGATCCGGAGGACAATGTCATCGAGCTTTACGCCGAGTTCTGAGCCGGTCCGCCGACCACCCATAGCGGCCTTTTCCCCTGGGCTGATGCCCTAGCCCCAGGGGCCGCGCGGCTTGCCGCCGCCCGGCTTGCCGCTGCGCGACCACGGCCCCGGCGCGGCGCCGGTCTGCGGCACGGAGGCGCGGGCGCCGCGCGCCGGGGCGCCGGCCGGGAAGGGCGCCGTGGCGGGGCGGCCGCCGGCGAAGGGGCGGCGCGGCGCCGGGCCCATCCGCTGCGCCAGCTCCATCAGCGCGGCGACGCGGTTCTGCGTGCTGGGATGGGTGGAGAAGAGATTGTCCGCCCGCAGCCCGGCCAGCGGGTTGATGATGAACATATGCGCGGTGGCCGGGTTGGCCTCGGCCCGCTGGTTGACGAAGGCCAGCCGCCCCTGCTCCAGCCGCGACAGGGCATTGGCCAGGCCCATCGGGTTGCCGCTGATCTCGGCCCCCACCCGGTCGGCCTCGTATTCGCGGGAGCGGCTGATCGCCATCTGCACCACGGCGGCGGCCAGCGGCGCCAGCAGCATGATCAGGA includes these proteins:
- a CDS encoding VOC family protein: MSLGGITKLDHTVILCSRMRETRWFYENIMGFVVAEEVENWVSFRVGATLLTLRPRGPWSVCDDGPRPSGSAAVQLAFRIPLDAVDRCHEELVAKGVPILRKPTDLPKWRHRTLFFRDPEDNVIELYAEF